AGGTTGGGCAGCTGGTGATGGTGAGATGCTGGCTTCGGTATACACAGATAGAGCTGACTATGTAACGTTCAACGGTGAATGGCTGCAATCGAAAAAAGAGATTGATTTAGTTCATCAAGATTTGTTTGATGGTGTGCTGAAAGGCTCATCGATTGAAAATAGAGAAGTGCGGAGCATCCGATTCATTACCGATAGTGTTGCTCTTGTGCATATGACAGGTGCAGTAAAACATAAAGGCCGTAAAAGGCCAGCCAAAAGTAGAGCTTCTATCCAAACCTTGGTTGCGCTGAAAACAGCTGGTGAGTGGAAATTTACAGCCTTTCATAATGCCCGCATAAGTCGAATCTCGCTTTGGGAGGGTATCAAAATGTCTTTCAATTGATTATGTTTTTAACCTACTCCTGTGCAGGCTTTGCAAAGCGGGCGGCTTATTAGTTTTCTACGGCCATCGCTACTTAACTGTAATGATTTCTGTATATTGCTTTTCCAAATGGGTTGCATACCATAAACCGTGCTACATGGCGGAAATGTATAAGTTGAATCATTAAATAACTATAAAACATGGCTACATACGAAATCAAAGCTTTCGGTACGGAATCAGCCGACGCCGACTTAAAAAAAATGAATATACAGCGCCGCGAAGCGACCCCGAAAGACGTGGAGATTGAAATCTTATATTGTGGCGTTTGCCACTCGGACCTCCATACGGCGAGAAATGATTGGGGCGGAACAATATACCCCACGGTACC
This Olivibacter sp. SDN3 DNA region includes the following protein-coding sequences:
- a CDS encoding SgcJ/EcaC family oxidoreductase, with product MKKYITFKTGFITLLTINMLIIAANYIYVTPPINNTTLPLPEGKTNDVKEIMALEKLSAAGWAAGDGEMLASVYTDRADYVTFNGEWLQSKKEIDLVHQDLFDGVLKGSSIENREVRSIRFITDSVALVHMTGAVKHKGRKRPAKSRASIQTLVALKTAGEWKFTAFHNARISRISLWEGIKMSFN